From a region of the Hymenobacter jejuensis genome:
- a CDS encoding response regulator, translating into MRVLIVDDHPLVIEGVKMLLKQESDIEIVAQAESGLEALQKLKQDPEITVALVDLNMPEMSGVELTQFIREQAPQVRVLVLSMTHDHASVTEVLEAGGSGYVLKNTTREELGEAIRQIVAGRTFFSREVGATLLQNYELASLRLPPREEVPVSLTTREREILKLIAQEYSNYHIAETLFISERTVETHRKNILTKTNSKSVVGLIQYAMRHKLIS; encoded by the coding sequence GTGCGTGTCCTCATTGTCGACGACCATCCGTTGGTAATTGAGGGGGTTAAAATGCTTCTTAAGCAAGAGTCTGATATTGAAATAGTTGCGCAAGCAGAAAGCGGCTTGGAAGCCCTGCAAAAGCTAAAGCAGGACCCAGAAATAACCGTTGCGCTGGTCGATTTGAACATGCCGGAGATGTCGGGCGTGGAACTGACCCAATTCATTCGGGAGCAGGCGCCGCAAGTGCGCGTGCTGGTGCTGAGCATGACCCACGATCATGCTTCTGTGACGGAAGTACTCGAAGCGGGCGGCTCAGGCTACGTATTAAAAAACACGACCCGCGAAGAACTGGGCGAAGCCATCCGACAGATTGTGGCGGGCCGCACGTTTTTTAGCCGCGAAGTAGGCGCAACGCTGCTACAGAATTACGAGCTGGCCTCGTTGCGGCTGCCGCCGCGTGAAGAAGTGCCGGTCTCGCTTACCACCCGCGAACGCGAGATTCTCAAACTTATCGCGCAGGAGTACTCCAACTACCACATTGCCGAAACGCTCTTCATAAGCGAGCGCACCGTCGAGACCCACCGCAAGAACATTCTGACCAAGACCAACTCGAAATCGGTGGTGGGCCTGATTCAGTATGCCATGCGTCATAAGCTCATCAGTTAA
- a CDS encoding amidohydrolase family protein, whose translation MKHILFSLALLSAVPAFAQVPIPAAPQSKPMLLLGGTLHVGNGTVIPDAAVAFDKGRIVYAGAQGGFGQDRGAYQVVDVKGQEIYPGLILPNTTLGLTEVESIRATVDEQEVGTFNPNVRALVAYNTDSDILPTVRTNGVLLAQVTPRGGVISGQSSVVQLDAWNWQDAAVKADDGLHVNWPPLLVRLNPAEDAQAFERREKARQQQLRDLEQLLSEASAYRKLPAGRKENLRLTALSGLFDGSKTMFVHADDGKEIIEAVRFAKQQGVQKIAVVGARDAWMMLDFLKQNDIAVVLSRIHALPRRAGDDYDLPYKLPSLLQQAGIRYCLDYEGSMETAGSRNLAFIAGTAAGHGLTKEQALTAVTLSTAQILGLDKDFGSLEAGKSATLVVSSGDLLDMRTNNVTQAYIDGRAFSLDNKQLYLNKKFRGKYGLK comes from the coding sequence ATGAAACACATACTGTTTTCATTGGCTTTGCTTAGCGCCGTTCCGGCTTTCGCGCAGGTGCCCATTCCGGCGGCGCCTCAGAGCAAGCCGATGCTGCTGCTGGGCGGCACATTGCACGTCGGCAACGGCACGGTCATTCCGGATGCGGCCGTGGCGTTCGACAAAGGCCGCATCGTGTATGCCGGTGCGCAGGGCGGTTTCGGGCAAGACCGCGGCGCGTATCAGGTGGTGGATGTGAAGGGCCAGGAAATCTATCCGGGCCTTATTCTGCCTAATACTACGCTGGGTCTAACGGAAGTAGAGTCCATTCGGGCTACCGTGGACGAGCAGGAAGTAGGCACGTTCAACCCTAACGTGCGCGCCTTGGTCGCCTACAACACCGACTCCGATATCTTGCCTACCGTGCGTACCAACGGTGTGCTGCTGGCGCAGGTAACGCCGCGCGGCGGCGTCATTTCGGGGCAGAGCAGCGTTGTGCAGCTCGATGCTTGGAACTGGCAGGACGCCGCCGTAAAAGCCGACGACGGCTTGCACGTCAACTGGCCGCCGCTGCTCGTGCGCCTCAATCCGGCCGAAGATGCGCAAGCGTTTGAGCGTCGCGAGAAAGCCCGGCAGCAGCAACTCCGCGACCTAGAGCAACTGCTGAGCGAAGCCTCTGCTTATCGCAAACTGCCCGCTGGGCGCAAGGAAAACCTGCGGCTAACGGCGCTGAGCGGCTTGTTCGACGGCTCCAAGACCATGTTCGTTCACGCCGACGACGGTAAGGAAATCATTGAGGCCGTGCGCTTTGCCAAACAGCAAGGCGTGCAGAAAATAGCCGTGGTTGGCGCCCGGGACGCTTGGATGATGCTGGATTTTCTGAAGCAAAACGACATCGCAGTCGTTCTGTCGCGCATTCACGCGTTGCCGCGCCGCGCCGGCGACGATTATGATTTGCCCTACAAGCTGCCCAGCTTGTTGCAACAAGCTGGCATTCGCTATTGCCTTGACTATGAAGGTAGTATGGAAACTGCTGGATCGCGCAACTTGGCGTTTATTGCCGGCACCGCCGCCGGCCACGGCCTGACCAAAGAGCAAGCCCTGACGGCCGTAACGCTCAGCACGGCCCAGATTTTGGGCCTAGACAAAGATTTCGGCAGCCTGGAAGCTGGCAAAAGCGCAACGCTCGTCGTGAGCAGCGGCGACCTGCTCGACATGCGTACCAACAACGTGACCCAGGCCTACATCGATGGCCGCGCATTCAGCCTCGACAACAAGCAGCTTTACCTCAACAAAAAGTTTCGCGGCAAGTACGGTTTAAAGTAA
- a CDS encoding amidohydrolase family protein — protein sequence MNLRQLGLATGLFGLSLGAYAQPSTYPRNGVYDQRPGLYAFTHATIFTDYKTRLNDATLLIRDGKVEAVGSNVKVPAGAVVTDLKGKYIYPGFVDLYASYGLPEVKPAERRSRRDRDPQFESQKTGAYDWNQAVHPEVAAAESFKVNNDQADVYRKLGFGTVLTQAPDGIVRGTAALVTLNTNRKENEVVLLDRAAAGFSFDKGSSTQDYPGSLMGSIALLRQTFLDADWNQRNPAKEQNLSLRAFNQQRQLPQIFEVRDKLSALRADRVGDEFGIQYIIKGHGDEYQRLQDVQATKAPIIVSLNFPDAYNVDDVYDASRVPLEDLKHWEMAPANAAILAKAGVPFVLSAADLKDKKKFLPNLKKAIKYGLTEEQALKALTATPAELIKAQNQVGNLKPGATANFLVCTTRIFADDNVLLDNWVQGERYQLSQLPADYRGVYTLKVGNQPDVRMVVAGKPETPELRVLLAPKDSVRGTIAVSGDLATIVYNPTPKSKGTAVRLSGFYTADNRTFQGDGQLADASQVKWSAKRLEEASRAARRDSAKAPEPVQLGQMMFPFVAFGRAEVPQQETVVIKNATVWTSEKEGKLENTDVLLQNGKIAKIGKNLAVPKGGRSIDGTGKHLAPGIIDEHSHIAIAEGVNEGTQAVTSEVRVGDVIDPEDIDVYRDLAGGVVASQLLHGSANPIGGQSALIKLRWGMGPEQMKIQDAPSFIKFALGENVKQSNAGERNVLRFPQSRMGVEQVFVDAFTRAKEYEKDWATYNKLSKAKQKKTEAPRRDLELDALVEILNGKRNITCHSYVQSEINMLLNVSDRMGFKVNTLTHILEGYKVADKMKAHGVNASTFSDWWAYKNEVRDAIPYNAAIMHDAGLNVAINSDDAEMSRRLNQEAAKTVKYGGLSEEEALKLVTINPAKMLHLESHMGSIKEGKDADVVLWSANPLSIYARPERTFVDGRQFFDLESDQKMRDDLKRERLRIVQKMLDAKKSGAPTQTPVARATGHFHCDTMGEEKDLDQ from the coding sequence ATGAATCTGCGCCAGCTGGGGCTGGCTACCGGGCTATTCGGGCTTAGCCTGGGTGCGTACGCCCAGCCCTCGACGTACCCGCGCAACGGCGTTTACGATCAGCGACCGGGCCTGTACGCTTTCACGCACGCCACGATCTTCACGGACTACAAAACCCGGCTCAACGACGCGACGCTGCTCATCCGCGATGGCAAAGTGGAGGCCGTAGGCTCAAACGTAAAAGTGCCCGCCGGAGCCGTCGTCACCGATCTGAAAGGCAAGTACATCTACCCCGGCTTCGTCGATCTGTATGCCAGTTACGGCCTGCCGGAAGTAAAACCCGCCGAACGCCGCAGCCGCCGCGACCGCGATCCGCAGTTTGAAAGCCAGAAAACCGGCGCCTACGACTGGAATCAGGCTGTGCACCCGGAAGTGGCTGCTGCTGAGTCATTTAAGGTAAACAATGATCAAGCCGACGTCTACCGCAAACTGGGCTTCGGAACTGTGCTTACCCAAGCGCCCGACGGCATTGTGCGCGGCACGGCGGCATTGGTGACGCTCAACACCAACCGCAAGGAGAACGAAGTGGTGCTTCTGGATCGGGCGGCGGCCGGGTTTTCGTTCGACAAAGGCTCTTCCACGCAAGATTATCCGGGCTCGCTGATGGGTAGCATTGCCCTGCTGCGCCAGACGTTTCTGGACGCCGACTGGAACCAACGCAACCCAGCCAAGGAGCAAAACCTCTCGTTGCGCGCCTTCAATCAGCAGCGCCAATTGCCGCAGATTTTCGAGGTGCGCGACAAGCTCAGCGCCCTACGCGCCGACAGAGTGGGCGATGAGTTTGGTATTCAATACATTATCAAGGGCCATGGCGACGAATACCAGCGTTTGCAGGACGTTCAGGCCACCAAAGCGCCTATTATTGTCAGCCTGAATTTTCCTGATGCCTACAACGTCGACGACGTGTACGACGCTTCGCGCGTACCGCTCGAAGACCTGAAGCACTGGGAAATGGCGCCCGCCAACGCCGCCATACTGGCCAAAGCTGGGGTACCGTTTGTGCTGTCGGCCGCCGACCTGAAGGACAAGAAGAAATTCCTGCCCAATCTGAAAAAAGCCATCAAATACGGTCTCACTGAGGAGCAGGCGCTGAAAGCCCTCACGGCCACGCCCGCTGAACTCATCAAGGCGCAAAACCAAGTCGGGAACCTGAAGCCCGGCGCTACGGCTAACTTCCTGGTCTGCACCACGCGCATTTTTGCCGATGATAACGTGCTGCTGGACAACTGGGTACAAGGCGAGCGCTACCAGCTCAGCCAGCTTCCCGCTGACTACCGCGGCGTGTACACCCTGAAGGTTGGTAACCAACCCGACGTGCGTATGGTGGTAGCCGGCAAGCCCGAAACGCCGGAGCTGCGCGTGCTGCTGGCGCCCAAAGATTCGGTGCGCGGCACCATTGCCGTATCCGGCGATCTGGCCACGATCGTGTATAACCCGACGCCCAAAAGCAAAGGCACCGCCGTACGGCTAAGTGGCTTCTACACAGCCGATAACCGGACCTTTCAAGGCGACGGGCAGCTGGCCGATGCCAGCCAGGTGAAGTGGTCGGCAAAGCGGCTTGAGGAGGCCAGCCGGGCCGCGCGCCGCGATTCGGCCAAAGCCCCGGAGCCCGTACAACTGGGTCAGATGATGTTCCCGTTTGTGGCTTTTGGTCGGGCAGAAGTGCCTCAGCAAGAAACCGTTGTGATCAAAAACGCAACTGTTTGGACCAGTGAGAAGGAAGGTAAGCTCGAAAACACCGACGTGCTGCTGCAAAACGGCAAAATCGCCAAAATCGGGAAGAACCTGGCCGTGCCGAAAGGGGGCCGCAGCATCGACGGTACCGGCAAGCATCTCGCGCCGGGCATCATCGACGAGCACTCGCACATTGCCATTGCCGAAGGTGTAAACGAAGGCACCCAAGCCGTGACCTCCGAAGTGCGCGTGGGCGATGTGATTGATCCTGAGGATATTGACGTGTACCGCGATCTGGCGGGCGGCGTAGTGGCTTCGCAGCTCCTGCACGGCTCAGCCAACCCCATCGGCGGACAGTCGGCCCTGATCAAGCTGCGCTGGGGCATGGGCCCCGAGCAGATGAAAATTCAGGATGCGCCAAGCTTCATCAAGTTTGCCTTGGGCGAAAATGTGAAGCAGTCGAACGCCGGCGAACGCAACGTGCTGCGCTTCCCGCAGTCGCGCATGGGCGTAGAGCAGGTGTTTGTGGATGCGTTTACGCGGGCCAAGGAATACGAAAAAGATTGGGCCACTTACAACAAGCTATCAAAGGCCAAGCAGAAGAAAACCGAGGCGCCCCGCCGCGACCTAGAGTTGGACGCGCTGGTGGAAATCCTGAACGGCAAGCGCAACATCACCTGCCACAGCTACGTGCAGAGTGAAATCAATATGCTGCTGAACGTGTCGGATCGGATGGGCTTCAAAGTCAACACGTTAACGCACATTCTGGAAGGCTATAAAGTAGCCGATAAGATGAAGGCGCACGGCGTAAACGCCAGTACATTCTCGGACTGGTGGGCTTATAAAAATGAGGTGCGCGATGCCATCCCGTACAACGCGGCCATTATGCACGACGCCGGCCTGAACGTGGCCATCAACTCCGACGATGCCGAAATGTCGCGCCGCCTAAACCAGGAAGCCGCCAAAACGGTGAAATACGGCGGTTTGTCGGAGGAAGAAGCCCTGAAGCTGGTCACGATCAACCCGGCCAAAATGCTGCATTTGGAATCGCACATGGGCTCCATCAAGGAAGGCAAAGATGCGGATGTGGTGCTGTGGAGCGCTAATCCGTTGAGCATCTATGCCCGCCCGGAACGCACTTTTGTAGACGGCCGCCAATTTTTCGACCTCGAAAGCGACCAGAAAATGCGCGATGACCTGAAGCGCGAACGGCTGCGCATCGTGCAGAAGATGCTGGATGCCAAGAAGTCTGGTGCGCCCACCCAAACGCCCGTCGCCCGCGCCACCGGCCATTTCCATTGCGACACCATGGGCGAAGAAAAAGACCTGGATCAGTAA
- a CDS encoding hypervirulence associated TUDOR domain-containing protein, which translates to MRKGTQVTWKYGTGTATGKIEEVHKEAVTRKLKGSDITRNGTADNPAFVIVQDNGDRVIKLQSEVKAATKK; encoded by the coding sequence ATGCGCAAAGGCACCCAAGTCACCTGGAAATACGGCACCGGTACCGCCACCGGCAAAATTGAGGAAGTGCACAAAGAAGCCGTGACACGCAAGCTCAAAGGCAGCGACATCACCCGCAACGGCACCGCCGACAACCCGGCTTTCGTCATTGTGCAAGACAACGGCGATCGCGTCATCAAGCTGCAAAGTGAGGTAAAAGCCGCCACGAAGAAGTAA